In Ananas comosus cultivar F153 linkage group 10, ASM154086v1, whole genome shotgun sequence, the following proteins share a genomic window:
- the LOC109716779 gene encoding glutamine--tRNA ligase-like isoform X1: MAMAEGGGGDWATPPLEVLLSIGLDKRTAENALVNHELTSNLIAIINEAGVSGCSKSIGNLLYMVATKCPTNALGPRPFLIRYIVSSKIKNSTQLDAALSFLSNAGLESFELDKFEEACGVCNAHGSDDSNHAHDQGC; this comes from the exons atggcgatggcggagggcggcggcggcgactggGCCACTCCGCCGCTGGAGGTGTTGCTGTCGATAGGGTTGGATAAGCGCACGGCGGAGAACGCCCTCGTCAACCACGAGCTCACCTCCAACCTCATCGCCATCATCAACGAG GCTGGTGTTAGTGGATGCAGCAAATCAATCGGTAATCTTCTCTACATG GTTGCGACAAAGTGCCCGACGAATGCGCTCGGCCCTCGTCCTTTTCTAATCAGATATATTGTCTCATCAAAG ATCAAGAATTCAACACAGTTAGATGCTGCTCTGTCATTTCTTTCTAATGCTGGCTTGGAATCTTTCGAGTTGGATAAATTTGAAGAAGCTTGTGGT GTTTGTAATGCGCATGGTTCAGATGATTCCAACCATGCACATGATCAGGGGTGCTAA
- the LOC109716779 gene encoding glutamine--tRNA ligase-like isoform X2 — protein sequence MAMAEGGGGDWATPPLEVLLSIGLDKRTAENALVNHELTSNLIAIINEAGVSGCSKSIGNLLYMVATKCPTNALGPRPFLIRYIVSSKIKNSTQLDAALSFLSNAGLESFELDKFEEACGQ from the exons atggcgatggcggagggcggcggcggcgactggGCCACTCCGCCGCTGGAGGTGTTGCTGTCGATAGGGTTGGATAAGCGCACGGCGGAGAACGCCCTCGTCAACCACGAGCTCACCTCCAACCTCATCGCCATCATCAACGAG GCTGGTGTTAGTGGATGCAGCAAATCAATCGGTAATCTTCTCTACATG GTTGCGACAAAGTGCCCGACGAATGCGCTCGGCCCTCGTCCTTTTCTAATCAGATATATTGTCTCATCAAAG ATCAAGAATTCAACACAGTTAGATGCTGCTCTGTCATTTCTTTCTAATGCTGGCTTGGAATCTTTCGAGTTGGATAAATTTGAAGAAGCTTGTGGT CAATAG